The following proteins come from a genomic window of Flavobacterium crocinum:
- a CDS encoding carboxymuconolactone decarboxylase family protein, producing MARLTALNPEEATGKTKDLFNAVQAKLGVVPNMMRTMGNSPAVLEGYLNLSGALSHGKLSAKTGELIALAVSESNSCDYCLAAHTFIGEKLIKADPAVLHAARSGNSTDAKTEAILQLAKTLISKGGLVNDEDVNKAKNAGVSDAEIAETIGHVALNVLTNYFNNVANTEIDFPTV from the coding sequence ATGGCACGATTAACAGCATTAAACCCAGAAGAAGCAACAGGAAAAACTAAAGATTTATTCAACGCAGTTCAGGCAAAATTAGGCGTTGTACCAAACATGATGAGAACAATGGGAAATTCTCCGGCAGTTTTGGAAGGATATTTAAATTTAAGCGGCGCATTAAGCCATGGAAAATTAAGTGCAAAAACAGGTGAATTAATTGCATTAGCAGTTTCAGAAAGCAACTCGTGTGATTACTGTTTGGCAGCGCACACTTTTATTGGAGAAAAATTAATAAAAGCAGATCCGGCAGTTTTACACGCAGCAAGATCAGGAAATTCTACAGATGCTAAAACTGAAGCGATTTTACAATTGGCTAAAACATTAATAAGCAAAGGCGGTTTAGTAAATGATGAAGATGTGAATAAAGCCAAAAATGCAGGGGTTTCTGATGCTGAAATTGCAGAAACTATTGGTCATGTAGCTTTAAATGTTTTAACAAACTATTTCAACAACGTAGCAAACACAGAAATTGATTTCCCAACTGTTTAA